The stretch of DNA AATGCCGACGAAGGCGATCCCGGCGCGTTCATGGACCGCTCCCTGCTGGAAGGCAACCCGCACAGCATCCTGGAGGGCATGATCATCGGGGCGTTCGCCTTGGGCGTGGAAGAAGGCTACGTGTACGTGCGCGCCGAGTACCCGCTGGCGGTCGAGCATCTGCGGGTCGCCATCGAGCAGGCCGAGAACTATGGCCTGCTGGGCGACAACATCCTGGGCAGCGGCCAGCGATTCCGTGTGCACGTGGTGAAAGGCGCCGGCGCCTTTGTCTGCGGGGAAGAGACGGCGCTGATCCGCAGCATCGAGGGCAAAGTGGGCGAACCGCAGCCGCGACCTCCCTATCCGGCGCAGCGCGGACTCTGGAACCGGCCCACGGTCATCAACAACGTCAAGACCTGGGCCAGCGTGCCGGTGATCCTCAACCGCGGGCCGGAATGGTACGCCGCCATCGGCACGGAAAAAAGCAAGGGGACGATGGTCTTCTCCCTGGTGGGCAAGATCAACAACACCGGCCTGGTGGAAGTGCCCATGGGAATCACCTTGCGGGAGATGATCTACGAGATCGGCGGCGGCATACCCGGGGGCAAGGAACTCAAGGCCATCCAGATCGGCGGACCCTCGGGCGGCTGCATCCCCGCCAGCCTGATCGACCTGGCCATCGACTACGACGAGCTGACCAAGGCCGGCTCCATGATGGGTTCGGGCGGCATGGTGGTCATGGACGAGTCCACCTGCATGGTGGATGTGGCCCGCTACTTCATGGAATTCCTTGAGGACGAATCCTGCGGCCAATGTTTCCCCTGCCGCAAGGGAACCCAGCGCATGCGGGAGATCCTGACGCGCATCTGCGCCGGACATGGCAAAGAAGAAGACCTGGCCCTGCTCGAGGACCTGGGCTGGCTGATGCGGCAGACCTCGTTGTGCGCGCTGGGACAGACGGCGGCCAACCCGGTGCTGACCACGCTGCGCTATTTCCGCGACGAGTACCTGGCGCACATCCGCGACCAGCAATGCCCGGCCAAGGTCTGCAAGCAGCTCATCTATTACGAGATTGACCCCGTGTTTTGCGATGGCTGCGGCGCGTGCGTGAAGGTGTGCGCCGGGGAAGCCATCCTGGGCGAGAAAAAGAAGCTGCACACCATCGATGCTGCCAAGTGCACGCGCTGCGGCGCCTGCATGGAGGTGTGCCAACCCAAGGCCGTGCTGGTTTCGACAGGAGCGATCCCGTGCCCAGTCTGAAGATCAACGGCATCGAGACCGAGGTGGAACACGGCATGAGCGTGCTCGACGCGGCGCGCTTCCTGGGGCTGCCCATTCCCACGCTCTGCCACGACGACGGGCTCACTCCCGCCGGTGCCTGCCGCCTGTGCGTGGTCGAGGTGGAGCGTAACGGTACGCGCAAGCTGCTGAGCGCCTGCACGCTGCCGGCCGAGGACGGCCTGGTGGTGTGGACGCACTCCGAGCGCGTGGAGCGTGCGCGGCGCCTGCTGCTGGAGCTGTATGTTGCCACCTGTCCCTCGTCCAAGCGCATCCAGGACCTGGCCTCCCGCTACGGCGCCAACATATGCCGCTACGACGCCGAGCACGAGATCTGCATCCAGTGCGGGCTTTGCGTGCGCATGTGCGAGCAGCAGATGATGGCCGGGGCCATCGGGTTCGCCGGGCGCGGCAGCAACCGGCGCGTCTCCCGTCCCTTCGACATGACTTCCGACCGCTGCCGCCAGTGCGGCGCCTGCCTCTACATCTGCCCGGTGTGCGAGTTGCGCTGCGCCGGACCGCAGGCCGACACCACGCTGTGCAGCGGCTGCCTGAACTTCGCCACCGTTTGCTTGCAGAGCTACGACCACGCCATGTGCTCTCTGGATCCGTGCCACGCCTGCGAGCTGAGCGGGCCGTTCCGTCCCGACGTCCGCGTCAAGAACGAACTTCTCAAGATTCCGACAGGAGAACTCAAATGACCTACTCGCGCCTGAATGCGTCCGCGGCCACGCTGACCAAGAATCGCACGGAAGACGCCGTGGTCCCCATCAGCGGCATGTGCGCCACCTGCGTGGATGGCTGCGTGGGAATGTGCGAGATCGGCAAGTCCGCCTACCGCGGACCCGAGATGATCTATCCGCAGCCCTTCGGCATCGTCACCACCGCCGGCGTGAAGGACTACCCGGTGGACCTGTCGCACTTCACCATCCTGGGACGGGCGACCGGCGCCTGGGGCATCCAGCCGGACTCCAACCGCGCTCTGTTCCCCAACGTGGATCTGGAGGTCGGCATCGGACGCGACCAGGGCATCCGTTACAAGCTGCCGTTCACGCTGGCAGCCATGGGTTCCACCAACGTGGCCAAGAACAACTGGCCGGGGCTGGCGGCCGGCGCGGCCATCACCGGCACCGGCATCGCCATCGGCGAGAACGTGGTGGGGATGGACATGGAATCCACCTTCGCCGGCGGCAAGGTCGTCTCCAGCGTGGACCTGGCCTGGCGGGTGAAGTGTTTCCGCGACTGGCAGATGGACGGCTACGGCGAAGTCTACGTGCAAGCCAACGTGGAAGACACCCAACTGGGCGTGCAGGAATACGCCATCGAGAAGCTGGGCGTGACGGCGGTGGAGCTGAAGTGGGGCCAGGGAGCCAAGGACATTGGCGGTGAGGTGAAAATCAAGGACCTGACCAAGGCGCAAGAGCTGCAGCACCGCGGCTACGTGGTCTTGCCCGACCCTTCCAATCCGCTGGTGATCGACGCCTTCAAGAAAGGAAGCTTTCACGAATTCGAGCGCCACTCGCGCGTGGGCATGGTCACGGAAGATGGTTTTATGAAGCGCGTGGAGCAGTTGCGCAAGCTGGGCGCGAAGTACGTGACCCTGAAGACCGGCGCCTATCGTCCCGCCGATCTGGCGCGGGCGGTGAAGTACGCGTCCCTGGCCCAGCTCGACCTGCTCACCGTGGACGCCGCCGGCGGCGGCACCGGCATGTCCCCCTGGCGCATGATGAACGAGTGGGGCGTTCCGGGAATCGAGCTGTTCTCCCTGCTGAAAGAGTATCTGGCGCGGTTGGAGAAGAAGGGCGAATATGTT from Terriglobales bacterium encodes:
- the nuoF gene encoding NADH-quinone oxidoreductase subunit NuoF, with product MPRLASVNELEAYRARLAATRDPTRPCLTVCAGSGCTAAGAGDVLTALRKNVEKAGLKDGVDVKSTGCHGFCERGPIMIVWPEGTFYNKVASSDARAIVASIADGHVPVEKLLYRDPASGQAVVREDEVPFYARQRRVLFGNNGRIDPKNIDDYLNVGGYAALGKVLSGMTWEQVIDQVKRSGLRGRGGAGFPTGVKWGFCRQNPAPRYLICNADEGDPGAFMDRSLLEGNPHSILEGMIIGAFALGVEEGYVYVRAEYPLAVEHLRVAIEQAENYGLLGDNILGSGQRFRVHVVKGAGAFVCGEETALIRSIEGKVGEPQPRPPYPAQRGLWNRPTVINNVKTWASVPVILNRGPEWYAAIGTEKSKGTMVFSLVGKINNTGLVEVPMGITLREMIYEIGGGIPGGKELKAIQIGGPSGGCIPASLIDLAIDYDELTKAGSMMGSGGMVVMDESTCMVDVARYFMEFLEDESCGQCFPCRKGTQRMREILTRICAGHGKEEDLALLEDLGWLMRQTSLCALGQTAANPVLTTLRYFRDEYLAHIRDQQCPAKVCKQLIYYEIDPVFCDGCGACVKVCAGEAILGEKKKLHTIDAAKCTRCGACMEVCQPKAVLVSTGAIPCPV
- a CDS encoding 2Fe-2S iron-sulfur cluster-binding protein; translation: MPSLKINGIETEVEHGMSVLDAARFLGLPIPTLCHDDGLTPAGACRLCVVEVERNGTRKLLSACTLPAEDGLVVWTHSERVERARRLLLELYVATCPSSKRIQDLASRYGANICRYDAEHEICIQCGLCVRMCEQQMMAGAIGFAGRGSNRRVSRPFDMTSDRCRQCGACLYICPVCELRCAGPQADTTLCSGCLNFATVCLQSYDHAMCSLDPCHACELSGPFRPDVRVKNELLKIPTGELK
- a CDS encoding FMN-binding glutamate synthase family protein: MTYSRLNASAATLTKNRTEDAVVPISGMCATCVDGCVGMCEIGKSAYRGPEMIYPQPFGIVTTAGVKDYPVDLSHFTILGRATGAWGIQPDSNRALFPNVDLEVGIGRDQGIRYKLPFTLAAMGSTNVAKNNWPGLAAGAAITGTGIAIGENVVGMDMESTFAGGKVVSSVDLAWRVKCFRDWQMDGYGEVYVQANVEDTQLGVQEYAIEKLGVTAVELKWGQGAKDIGGEVKIKDLTKAQELQHRGYVVLPDPSNPLVIDAFKKGSFHEFERHSRVGMVTEDGFMKRVEQLRKLGAKYVTLKTGAYRPADLARAVKYASLAQLDLLTVDAAGGGTGMSPWRMMNEWGVPGIELFSLLKEYLARLEKKGEYVPPIALAGGFTFEDQIFKGFALCAPYVKLIGMARSPLAAAMVAKTIGKSIEAQSLPIYIERFGTTVDEVFVSAPELREKLGDRFSQLPTGALGIYTYYQRLAQGLRQLMAGARKFSLEYISRSDIAALTPEASRVSGIPMVSDVDAAEVELILEAGEAKRRRATSAAD